A region from the Streptosporangium sp. NBC_01756 genome encodes:
- a CDS encoding sensor histidine kinase, with product MLAAFTIVYLLAMPPSFMTSLLVLGLQFVWVMPSLSRFRGMPLLAVQACAGYAAVLCYGTSVGILGFLGGSLLLTRLWTLAPLVAVSAAVLDFVRSGDAFDTVDVTISMILGSLVIYGLTRLTERVDEAHATRLALAMAAVAEERLRIAAELNDGLGRGLAVIARGTELALTEPPRAAEVIGEVVSTARAALADARTASAGYRAMSLAPEITTARAMLSSAGVVAEVRVGHTEPLGLAGALLATVLRESVTEIVRRGTAGICVIETEEADGRMSLRVTNDGARTAADDGLGGLPRQVADAGGVLATGLTPGGHHTVTVTLPVHPEARLAPVPPPDGRAGVRGWQAFRHGGQAAYTVSVALLTSVLMGFSVKALLYVPGNVVPAVVCLAVIVVMQLRLVTGRHMWALALMALLTYLPILAFGRAWLGVAGFLAGPILLAFPATIAWPLVACVMASIAVIGSALGLPLPDTVNFTVSTLVTGLVVYGLVRLAQLVKGLQNAGEELARSAVLEERLRAARDLHDLLGHSLAAILLKCELARRLDPERARAELLDVLAMTVQAEADLRAVSGEHHDLSLTAEAESAHSVLTAAGIEVSLGLAHDALPPEVETVLSTVLREAVTNVLRHSAARRCVIETLPEAGGVRLRVRNDGVRSPEGRRGSSGIGNLTTRLTSLGGLMSAGAKHGWFELDAHVPAGSLGEPSPPARRPGAGISR from the coding sequence GTGCTTGCGGCTTTCACGATCGTCTATCTGCTGGCCATGCCGCCCAGCTTCATGACGAGCCTGCTGGTGCTCGGCCTGCAGTTCGTCTGGGTGATGCCCTCCCTGAGCCGGTTCAGAGGGATGCCGCTGCTCGCCGTACAGGCCTGTGCCGGTTATGCGGCGGTGCTCTGTTACGGCACTTCCGTCGGCATCCTCGGCTTCCTCGGTGGCTCATTGCTGCTCACGCGCCTATGGACGCTGGCGCCGTTGGTGGCGGTCAGTGCGGCGGTGCTCGATTTCGTGCGCTCGGGTGACGCGTTCGACACCGTGGACGTCACGATCAGCATGATCCTGGGTTCACTCGTGATCTACGGCCTGACCCGCCTGACCGAACGTGTCGACGAGGCGCACGCCACCCGGCTGGCGCTGGCGATGGCCGCCGTCGCGGAGGAGCGGCTGCGGATCGCCGCCGAGCTGAACGACGGTCTCGGCCGTGGACTGGCCGTGATCGCCCGTGGCACGGAGCTCGCCCTCACTGAGCCGCCGCGTGCCGCCGAAGTGATCGGCGAGGTCGTGAGCACGGCCCGCGCCGCACTGGCTGACGCCCGTACCGCCTCGGCGGGATACCGAGCGATGTCACTGGCCCCCGAGATCACGACCGCTCGCGCGATGCTGTCGAGCGCGGGAGTCGTGGCGGAGGTGCGTGTCGGCCACACCGAGCCGCTGGGTCTCGCGGGCGCGCTGCTCGCCACCGTGCTGCGGGAGTCGGTGACGGAGATCGTGCGGCGAGGCACGGCCGGGATCTGCGTGATCGAGACGGAGGAGGCGGACGGCCGGATGAGCCTGCGCGTCACGAACGACGGCGCGCGTACCGCCGCCGACGACGGCCTGGGCGGCCTCCCCCGCCAGGTGGCCGACGCCGGTGGCGTCCTCGCCACCGGCCTCACTCCCGGCGGACACCACACGGTCACTGTCACCCTTCCCGTCCATCCGGAGGCACGGCTCGCGCCCGTCCCGCCGCCGGACGGGCGAGCCGGCGTGCGGGGATGGCAGGCGTTCCGCCACGGCGGCCAGGCCGCCTACACCGTCTCCGTCGCCCTGCTGACCTCCGTCCTCATGGGATTCAGCGTCAAGGCCCTCCTGTACGTGCCGGGAAATGTGGTGCCGGCGGTCGTCTGCCTCGCGGTCATCGTCGTTATGCAACTGCGGCTGGTCACCGGCCGTCACATGTGGGCGCTGGCACTGATGGCCCTCCTCACCTACCTGCCGATTCTCGCGTTCGGCCGAGCGTGGCTCGGAGTCGCGGGTTTTCTCGCGGGCCCGATCCTCCTCGCCTTCCCCGCGACGATCGCCTGGCCGCTCGTCGCCTGTGTGATGGCGAGCATCGCCGTGATCGGCTCCGCCCTCGGCCTGCCGCTTCCCGACACGGTCAACTTCACGGTGAGCACGCTGGTCACCGGACTGGTCGTCTACGGCCTCGTCCGCCTGGCCCAGCTCGTCAAGGGGCTCCAGAACGCCGGGGAGGAGCTGGCCCGTTCGGCGGTACTGGAGGAGCGACTGCGCGCCGCTCGGGATCTGCACGACCTGCTCGGCCACAGCCTCGCCGCGATCCTGCTCAAATGCGAGCTGGCCCGCCGTCTCGACCCGGAGCGCGCCCGCGCCGAACTCCTCGACGTCCTCGCCATGACCGTCCAGGCCGAGGCCGACCTACGGGCCGTCTCCGGTGAGCACCACGACCTCTCCCTCACCGCCGAAGCCGAATCCGCCCACTCGGTGCTCACCGCCGCGGGGATCGAGGTCTCCCTGGGGCTGGCCCACGACGCGCTTCCCCCCGAGGTCGAGACTGTGCTGAGCACCGTGCTCAGGGAGGCGGTGACCAACGTCCTGCGGCACAGCGCCGCCCGCCGCTGCGTCATCGAGACGCTGCCGGAGGCGGGCGGGGTACGGCTGCGCGTACGCAACGACGGCGTGCGTTCACCGGAGGGGCGCCGGGGCTCGTCCGGCATCGGAAACCTCACCACGCGGCTGACGTCCCTCGGCGGCCTGATGAGCGCCGGAGCGAAGCACGGCTGGTTCGAGCTCGACGCCCACGTCCCGGCTGGGAGCCTCGGCGAGCCGAGCCCACCGGCCCGCCGACCCGGCGCCGGGATCTCCCGGTGA
- the pdxR gene encoding MocR-like pyridoxine biosynthesis transcription factor PdxR, with product MEFHVSLDGRHDLSGQIYRQIRTAILDGRLQPGEPLPPTRELARRLEVSRNTVGVAYDRLTGEGFLASRVGAGTYVDALAGRSRHPGRGVTEEGSGRQEPSPGQALRPRAGWDDVPRPPAPTAEPAYDFRAGIPDARLFPFESWRRLMSRELRPSAVRTAMYGEPAGHLGLRTAIARHIGVSRAVRTGADDLVITNGAQQAIDLIGRVLLEPGDCVAVEEPGYPPPRQLLRSLGARVVPVPVDAEGLVVEALPDEARMVYVSPSHQFPLGMPMSLSRRIALLSWAERRGAAVVEDDYDSEFRFGGRPLDTLKSLDAGGHVIYVGTFSKTMLPTLRLGFLVAPPPLRQALRAAKYLSDWHASLPAQAALARFVDEGLFVRHIRRMRNEYQDRHRRITDLLTRQDGWLRPIPSTAGIHLSALLPEAEPLETATLLRRLRAAGVAAYPLSRFYAGRPDRTGLVLGYGAIPPERIEDGLRLLRRCLE from the coding sequence ATGGAATTCCACGTGAGCCTGGACGGGCGCCATGACCTCTCCGGGCAGATCTACCGGCAGATCAGGACCGCGATCCTCGACGGCCGGCTGCAGCCGGGAGAGCCGCTTCCGCCCACCCGTGAGCTGGCACGGCGCCTTGAGGTCTCCCGCAACACCGTCGGCGTCGCCTATGACCGGCTGACCGGTGAAGGCTTCCTGGCGAGCAGGGTCGGCGCGGGGACCTATGTGGATGCGCTCGCGGGCAGGAGCCGGCACCCTGGGCGCGGAGTCACCGAGGAGGGGTCCGGCCGGCAGGAGCCCTCCCCCGGGCAGGCCCTGCGCCCCCGCGCGGGCTGGGACGACGTCCCCCGGCCGCCCGCGCCGACGGCCGAACCGGCATACGACTTCCGGGCCGGCATACCGGACGCCCGCCTCTTCCCCTTCGAGAGCTGGCGCCGCCTCATGTCCCGGGAACTGCGGCCTTCGGCCGTACGGACCGCGATGTACGGCGAGCCCGCCGGCCACCTGGGCCTGCGTACCGCGATCGCCCGCCACATCGGGGTCTCCCGGGCCGTGCGGACCGGCGCGGACGACCTCGTCATCACGAACGGGGCGCAGCAGGCGATCGACCTCATCGGACGCGTCCTGCTGGAGCCGGGCGACTGCGTGGCCGTCGAGGAACCGGGCTACCCGCCCCCTCGGCAGCTGCTCCGGTCCCTCGGCGCACGCGTGGTCCCCGTACCCGTGGACGCCGAAGGCCTGGTCGTAGAGGCGCTCCCGGACGAGGCCCGGATGGTGTACGTCTCCCCGTCCCACCAGTTCCCCCTGGGGATGCCGATGTCGCTGTCGCGGAGGATCGCGCTGCTCTCCTGGGCGGAACGGCGGGGCGCCGCAGTGGTCGAGGACGACTACGACAGCGAGTTCCGCTTCGGCGGACGCCCGCTCGACACCCTGAAAAGCCTCGACGCGGGGGGACACGTCATCTATGTCGGCACGTTCTCCAAGACGATGCTGCCGACGCTCCGGCTTGGCTTCCTGGTGGCTCCGCCCCCGTTGCGACAGGCGTTACGGGCGGCGAAGTATCTCTCCGACTGGCACGCCTCGCTCCCGGCGCAGGCCGCGCTCGCCCGCTTCGTCGACGAGGGCCTGTTCGTCAGGCACATCCGCAGGATGCGTAACGAGTATCAGGACAGGCACCGGCGCATCACCGACCTGCTCACCCGTCAGGACGGCTGGCTGCGACCGATCCCCTCCACCGCGGGGATCCACCTGAGCGCCCTTCTCCCGGAGGCGGAGCCCCTCGAAACGGCGACCCTGCTCCGGCGGCTCCGCGCGGCCGGCGTCGCCGCCTATCCGCTGTCGCGTTTCTACGCGGGCCGGCCCGACCGAACCGGGCTGGTCCTCGGCTACGGGGCGATTCCCCCGGAGCGGATCGAGGACGGACTGCGGCTGCTCCGCCGCTGCCTCGAATAA
- a CDS encoding SRPBCC domain-containing protein: protein MKLHARMAAPIKDVHHALTDAGSLRIWLAEHAEVDLPHRYAFWGRDTPEGDAPHQRPLHVDDRTLRFSWLLDGEDTTVEIRLAEESPDSTVLTLSQSHFDYQEMITGSSIRGVLETYWSLAIANLADHLEGRELTPRPDFTSPELKGEFIIDASPEAVFDSLVDSEKVSRWFNFPIEIEPQVGGRYALGGFDAGHAAKIIDLDPGRAMTVDWGDSGVTTWELEGSGGGTRLTFVQSGFDTGRPPYAGWMGWLSGIAELRRFHELDGWRPIWLDADAAEGAAAAG, encoded by the coding sequence TTGAAGCTGCACGCCCGCATGGCCGCACCGATCAAAGACGTCCACCACGCCCTGACCGACGCCGGATCGCTGCGGATCTGGCTGGCCGAGCACGCCGAGGTCGACCTGCCGCACCGCTACGCGTTCTGGGGCCGCGACACCCCTGAAGGGGACGCGCCCCACCAGCGCCCGCTGCACGTCGACGACCGGACGCTGCGCTTCTCGTGGCTGCTGGACGGCGAGGACACCACGGTTGAGATCCGGCTTGCGGAGGAGAGCCCGGACTCGACCGTCCTGACGCTGTCGCAGTCCCACTTCGACTACCAGGAGATGATCACCGGCAGCAGCATCCGCGGCGTGCTGGAGACGTACTGGTCGCTGGCGATCGCCAACCTGGCCGACCACCTTGAGGGCCGCGAGCTCACCCCCCGGCCCGACTTCACCTCACCGGAGCTGAAGGGCGAGTTCATCATCGACGCCTCGCCCGAGGCGGTGTTCGACTCGCTCGTCGACTCGGAGAAGGTCAGCCGGTGGTTCAACTTCCCCATCGAGATCGAACCGCAGGTCGGCGGACGCTACGCCCTGGGCGGCTTCGACGCGGGACACGCCGCGAAGATCATCGATCTGGACCCCGGCCGTGCGATGACCGTCGACTGGGGCGACTCCGGCGTCACCACCTGGGAGCTGGAGGGGTCCGGCGGCGGCACCCGCCTCACCTTCGTGCAGAGCGGGTTCGACACCGGGCGGCCGCCCTACGCGGGGTGGATGGGCTGGCTCAGCGGCATCGCCGAGCTGCGCCGCTTCCACGAGCTGGACGGCTGGCGCCCGATCTGGCTCGACGCCGACGCAGCCGAGGGAGCCGCAGCGGCCGGGTGA
- a CDS encoding helix-turn-helix domain-containing protein, whose amino-acid sequence MRDVLYLEEIEQAEALLKPQRIEVLRQLAEPRSCTEVAGLLGQTAQRVYYHVKRLVDAGLVDQVSERKVRGIHEGVYQASARAYWMSPRLVGRLGLRKAQDEMSLGYLLDLMEEVQADIAALDRTAPELPSVGVSGEIHVPPERRQEFLTELQTTLQDLFTRYGGAEGDAFKLAVACYPKGENR is encoded by the coding sequence ATGAGAGACGTCCTGTACCTAGAAGAGATCGAGCAGGCGGAAGCCCTGCTCAAACCGCAGCGCATCGAGGTGCTGCGGCAGCTCGCCGAGCCCCGGTCGTGCACCGAAGTGGCGGGCCTGCTCGGCCAGACCGCACAGCGGGTCTACTACCACGTGAAACGCCTGGTGGACGCGGGCCTGGTGGACCAGGTGTCGGAACGCAAGGTGCGGGGCATCCACGAGGGCGTCTACCAGGCGAGCGCCCGCGCCTACTGGATGTCACCCCGCCTCGTCGGCCGGCTCGGCCTGCGCAAGGCGCAGGACGAGATGAGCCTCGGCTATCTGCTCGACCTCATGGAGGAGGTCCAGGCCGACATCGCCGCGCTCGACCGGACCGCACCCGAACTGCCCTCGGTGGGCGTGTCCGGCGAGATCCACGTGCCGCCGGAGCGCCGCCAGGAGTTCCTCACCGAACTCCAGACCACCCTGCAGGACCTTTTCACCCGCTACGGCGGCGCGGAGGGCGACGCCTTCAAACTCGCCGTAGCCTGCTACCCCAAGGGAGAGAACCGTTGA
- the lpdA gene encoding dihydrolipoyl dehydrogenase, whose product MSTHYDVVVLGAGPGGYVAAIRAAQLGLSTAIVEERYWGGVCLNVGCIPSKALLRNAELAHLFTHEAKTYGIRVDGQVTFDYGAAFTRSRKVADGRVKGVHYLMKKNGITEYDGRGTFSDANTLQVARRDGGAETVTFDHCIIAAGATTKLLPGTSLTERVVTYEEQIMSERLPGSIVIAGAGAIGVEFAYVLHNYGVKVTIVEFLDRIVPLEDEEVSVELAKRYKRLGIEVLTSTRVEAIDDSGDKVRVTVSSEGRQQVLEADKVMQAIGFQPRVEGYGLEHTGVALTDRGAIDIDGRGRTSVPHIFAIGDVTAKLMLAHAAESMGVIAAETIAGAETMELDYVMIPRATYCQPQIASFGFTEAQARELGYDVQVAKFPFTANGKAHGLGDVTGFVKLLSDGEHGELIGAHLIGPEVTELLPELTLAQQWDLTVHEVARNVHAHPTLGEAVKEAVHGLAGHMINM is encoded by the coding sequence ATGAGCACTCACTATGACGTCGTCGTCCTCGGCGCGGGTCCGGGCGGATACGTGGCCGCCATCCGAGCCGCACAGCTGGGACTCAGCACTGCGATCGTGGAGGAACGTTATTGGGGCGGCGTATGCCTCAACGTGGGATGTATCCCCTCAAAGGCGCTGCTGCGCAACGCCGAACTCGCCCACCTGTTCACACACGAGGCCAAGACGTACGGCATCCGCGTCGACGGCCAGGTCACCTTCGACTACGGTGCGGCCTTCACACGCAGTCGCAAGGTCGCCGACGGGCGCGTCAAGGGCGTGCACTACCTGATGAAGAAGAACGGCATCACCGAGTACGACGGCCGGGGCACCTTCTCCGACGCCAACACGCTCCAGGTGGCCCGCCGGGACGGTGGCGCGGAGACGGTGACGTTCGACCACTGCATCATCGCGGCGGGCGCGACCACGAAACTGCTGCCGGGGACGTCGCTGACCGAGCGGGTCGTGACGTACGAGGAGCAGATCATGAGCGAGAGGCTCCCCGGCAGCATCGTCATCGCGGGGGCGGGCGCGATCGGCGTCGAGTTCGCCTACGTGCTGCACAACTACGGCGTCAAGGTGACGATCGTGGAGTTCCTCGACCGCATCGTCCCCCTGGAGGACGAGGAGGTGTCGGTCGAGTTGGCGAAGCGCTACAAGCGGCTCGGCATCGAGGTGCTGACCTCCACCCGGGTGGAGGCCATCGACGACTCCGGCGACAAGGTGCGGGTGACGGTCTCAAGCGAGGGGCGGCAGCAGGTCCTCGAGGCCGACAAGGTGATGCAGGCGATCGGTTTCCAGCCCCGGGTCGAGGGCTACGGCCTGGAGCACACCGGGGTGGCCCTGACCGACCGCGGTGCCATCGACATCGACGGCCGGGGCCGGACGAGCGTGCCGCACATCTTCGCCATCGGCGACGTGACCGCCAAGCTGATGCTCGCGCACGCGGCCGAGTCGATGGGGGTCATCGCCGCGGAGACCATCGCGGGTGCGGAGACGATGGAGCTCGACTACGTGATGATCCCGCGGGCGACGTACTGCCAGCCGCAGATCGCGAGCTTCGGCTTCACCGAGGCACAGGCCCGTGAGCTGGGCTACGACGTGCAGGTGGCCAAGTTCCCGTTCACCGCCAACGGCAAGGCCCATGGCCTGGGCGACGTCACGGGGTTCGTCAAGCTCCTCAGTGACGGCGAACACGGAGAGCTGATCGGCGCCCACCTGATCGGGCCCGAGGTGACCGAGTTGCTGCCCGAGCTGACGCTGGCCCAGCAGTGGGATCTGACGGTCCACGAGGTGGCACGGAACGTGCACGCCCACCCCACGCTGGGCGAGGCGGTCAAGGAGGCGGTCCACGGCCTGGCGGGCCACATGATCAACATGTGA
- a CDS encoding GNAT family N-acetyltransferase, producing the protein MIEVELRGWRPDDAPVLLDAFNSPDMAQQAARRIDTQEAALEWMGVWGFREDAQAFAVVVNGRVVGNVAVSNIDAHAIGWVSYWTSPHARGRGVAVAAVRRLADWAFRERGLFRLELGHRLNNPASCAVATRAGFLTEGIERAKLSYDGVRHDVERHARLATD; encoded by the coding sequence ATGATCGAGGTGGAACTCCGGGGCTGGCGGCCCGATGACGCGCCGGTCCTGCTCGACGCGTTCAACTCCCCGGACATGGCACAGCAGGCGGCGCGGCGGATCGACACGCAGGAGGCGGCGCTGGAGTGGATGGGGGTGTGGGGGTTCCGGGAGGACGCCCAGGCCTTCGCCGTGGTGGTGAACGGCCGGGTGGTGGGGAACGTCGCGGTGAGCAACATCGACGCGCACGCCATCGGCTGGGTGTCCTACTGGACGTCACCGCACGCCAGAGGCCGCGGGGTGGCGGTGGCCGCAGTGCGGCGGCTGGCCGACTGGGCGTTCCGGGAGCGAGGGTTGTTCCGTCTCGAACTGGGACACCGCCTGAACAATCCGGCATCCTGCGCGGTGGCGACCAGAGCCGGGTTCCTGACCGAGGGGATCGAGCGGGCCAAGCTCAGCTACGACGGCGTGCGGCACGACGTGGAACGGCATGCCCGACTGGCCACCGACTGA
- a CDS encoding DUF742 domain-containing protein — MTERWLDQDAGPIVRPYTLTGGRTRTAGAPFDLIALVGAVRAPLHDLPPEHVLIMNACRMPVSVAELASETGMPIGVLRVLLDDLRASGMITVRIPATTVALPRESVLRDVLAGLRAL; from the coding sequence ATGACCGAACGCTGGCTCGATCAGGACGCCGGCCCCATCGTCCGCCCCTACACGCTCACCGGCGGCCGGACCCGGACCGCGGGGGCTCCGTTCGACCTGATCGCCCTCGTGGGCGCGGTCAGGGCCCCACTCCATGACCTGCCACCCGAGCACGTACTGATCATGAACGCCTGTCGCATGCCGGTCTCGGTCGCCGAACTGGCGTCGGAGACCGGGATGCCGATCGGGGTGCTCCGGGTGCTCCTCGACGACCTGCGGGCGTCCGGCATGATCACCGTGCGGATCCCCGCCACCACCGTCGCCCTCCCCCGCGAGAGCGTGCTCCGCGACGTGCTCGCGGGGCTCAGAGCGCTCTGA
- a CDS encoding sensor histidine kinase, with translation MAIWAFAASLTFQSGRDLLRARDGYEHGIVPIRALTTALQHERLLSLPVLGNPTASRAELADQRIRTNTARAELERTAPLFQGDTTPALWNNLLQLMNAMDRLTEVRNGVDARTAGQTRTLDEYASMIESAFRVYDKIPTYSDGEQNDQTRAVVMVGRSREMLSQQAALIAGAVSEGSMSIEERTRFGELVTGRRLLYSMGFNLFNEEFQGLYRNLRGSAAYASFERIEDGVATAGRPDPSWATVAAKLSDTFDKLGGEVSEGITERSETLATGILVRIGVAGGLGLLAVAASIFISVRFGRRMSSELVGLEQVALHLANDRLPDVVERLHRGEDVCTEVEQRNYGTTTEIVNVGRALTTVQRTAVEAAAGQAQMRRSVNKVFVNLARRSQSLLHRQLTMLEAMEQRAGDPETLDDLFDLDHLTTRMRRHSEGLIILSGAVPGRGWRTPVTIYDVVRGAVEEIENYRRVAVHVAPGPCLTGTVVTDVIHLVAELVENATMFSPPHTTVSVRGEMVARGYAIEIEDRGLGITTAEMARLNERLAGPPEFDLAGSDRLGLFVVTQLAARHGICVSLRPSPFGGTTAIVLLPGELVVEAPDPQVTYSAEVEWIATGSGLPKRVRQAVPERRVVPSEAPQPVPGSVMTSFRDGWRRAEQEGGT, from the coding sequence GTGGCAATTTGGGCATTTGCGGCATCCCTTACCTTTCAGAGTGGCAGGGACCTGCTCCGGGCCCGTGACGGTTACGAGCACGGCATCGTTCCCATCCGCGCGCTGACCACCGCGCTCCAGCACGAGCGGCTGCTGTCCCTGCCCGTCCTGGGTAATCCCACAGCCTCGCGCGCCGAACTCGCCGATCAGCGGATCCGGACGAACACCGCGCGAGCGGAGCTGGAACGGACGGCTCCGCTGTTCCAGGGCGACACGACCCCGGCCTTGTGGAACAACCTGCTCCAGCTGATGAACGCCATGGACCGGCTGACCGAGGTGCGGAACGGGGTGGACGCCCGCACCGCCGGCCAGACACGGACCCTCGACGAGTACGCCTCGATGATCGAGTCGGCCTTCAGGGTCTACGACAAGATTCCCACGTATTCCGACGGCGAGCAGAACGACCAGACCCGCGCCGTCGTCATGGTGGGACGGAGCAGGGAGATGCTCAGCCAGCAGGCCGCGCTGATCGCCGGCGCCGTGTCCGAAGGCAGCATGAGCATCGAGGAACGTACCAGGTTCGGCGAGCTCGTCACCGGCCGCAGGCTGCTGTACTCCATGGGGTTCAACCTGTTCAACGAGGAGTTCCAGGGGCTCTACCGGAACCTGCGGGGCTCCGCCGCGTACGCCTCGTTCGAGCGGATCGAGGACGGCGTCGCCACCGCGGGCAGACCGGATCCCTCCTGGGCGACGGTCGCGGCGAAGCTCTCCGACACCTTCGACAAGCTCGGCGGAGAGGTCAGCGAGGGCATCACCGAACGGTCCGAGACGCTCGCCACCGGCATCCTGGTCCGGATCGGCGTCGCCGGCGGGCTCGGTCTGCTCGCGGTCGCGGCGTCCATATTCATCTCGGTACGCTTCGGCCGCCGGATGAGCTCCGAACTCGTCGGCCTGGAGCAGGTCGCCCTTCACCTGGCGAACGACCGGCTGCCGGACGTCGTCGAGCGGCTCCACCGGGGCGAGGACGTCTGCACCGAGGTCGAGCAACGGAACTACGGCACCACCACCGAGATCGTGAACGTCGGCAGGGCGCTCACCACCGTCCAGCGGACCGCCGTCGAGGCCGCCGCGGGGCAGGCCCAGATGCGCAGGAGCGTCAACAAGGTCTTCGTGAACCTGGCCAGGCGCAGCCAGTCGCTCCTGCACCGGCAGCTCACCATGCTGGAGGCGATGGAGCAGCGGGCCGGCGACCCGGAGACCCTCGACGACCTGTTCGACCTGGACCACCTGACCACCCGCATGCGCCGCCACTCCGAGGGCCTGATCATCCTGTCCGGAGCGGTCCCCGGACGGGGCTGGCGGACACCCGTCACGATCTACGACGTGGTCCGCGGCGCCGTCGAGGAGATCGAGAACTACCGGCGCGTGGCGGTGCACGTGGCGCCGGGCCCCTGCCTGACCGGCACGGTCGTGACCGACGTCATCCACCTCGTGGCCGAGCTGGTGGAGAACGCCACCATGTTCTCGCCCCCGCACACGACGGTGAGCGTCCGCGGTGAGATGGTGGCCAGGGGCTACGCCATCGAGATCGAGGACCGCGGACTCGGCATCACCACGGCCGAGATGGCCCGGCTCAACGAGCGGCTGGCCGGCCCTCCCGAGTTCGACCTGGCCGGCAGCGACCGGCTCGGACTGTTCGTCGTGACACAACTCGCCGCCCGGCACGGCATCTGCGTGTCGCTGCGCCCGTCCCCCTTCGGCGGCACCACGGCGATCGTCCTCCTGCCGGGCGAGCTGGTGGTCGAGGCACCGGACCCGCAGGTCACCTACTCGGCCGAGGTCGAGTGGATCGCCACCGGCAGCGGGCTTCCCAAGCGGGTACGGCAGGCCGTGCCCGAACGGCGGGTCGTGCCGTCGGAGGCGCCGCAGCCGGTTCCGGGCAGCGTGATGACGTCGTTCCGCGACGGATGGCGCCGTGCGGAGCAGGAAGGCGGGACCTGA
- a CDS encoding DMT family transporter: MSDNRTVKLAVVAAAVLWGTAGTAGLLVAGVDPVSLAAARLVIGGLVLAVATGPAIRSLPRKGLLLPAAVAVAAYQLCFFASVDRTGVAIGTVVAIGSGPVFTGLLSWLFDRVPPTRRWAGATAVAITGCAALIGGGGEARLDGILLALLGGLLYAFYAVTAARMIGAGAPSDAVMGAMFGGAGIVMLPVLLWTGTAWLADPRGLLTALYLGCATTALAYILYGRGLRTTPVATAATLALAEPAVAALLGVVVLSERLTPTSVAGLVLLGASLAVVALPERRRGRRSGAPAIESSA, encoded by the coding sequence TTGTCAGACAATCGAACGGTGAAACTCGCCGTCGTCGCCGCCGCCGTGCTCTGGGGTACCGCCGGCACCGCCGGACTGCTCGTCGCCGGTGTCGATCCCGTCTCCCTGGCCGCCGCCCGTCTGGTGATCGGTGGCCTGGTGCTCGCGGTGGCCACCGGGCCGGCCATCAGGTCCCTGCCGCGCAAGGGTCTGCTCCTGCCGGCCGCGGTGGCCGTGGCCGCCTACCAGCTCTGCTTCTTCGCCTCGGTCGACCGGACCGGTGTGGCCATCGGCACCGTGGTCGCCATCGGCAGCGGCCCCGTCTTCACCGGCCTGCTGTCCTGGCTGTTCGACCGGGTGCCACCCACCCGGCGCTGGGCCGGGGCGACCGCGGTGGCGATCACGGGCTGCGCCGCGCTGATCGGCGGGGGAGGCGAGGCACGGCTGGACGGGATCCTGCTCGCGCTGCTCGGCGGCCTGCTCTACGCGTTCTACGCGGTGACGGCGGCCCGGATGATCGGCGCGGGCGCCCCCTCCGACGCGGTGATGGGCGCGATGTTCGGCGGGGCCGGGATCGTCATGCTCCCCGTCCTGCTGTGGACGGGCACCGCCTGGCTCGCCGATCCGCGGGGTCTGCTCACCGCCCTCTACCTCGGCTGCGCCACCACCGCCCTGGCCTACATCCTGTACGGCAGGGGCCTGCGCACCACTCCCGTCGCGACCGCCGCCACCCTCGCCTTGGCCGAGCCGGCGGTGGCCGCCCTGCTCGGTGTCGTGGTGCTCAGCGAGCGGCTCACGCCCACCTCGGTCGCGGGACTGGTGCTGCTGGGCGCGAGCCTGGCCGTGGTGGCCCTCCCCGAACGCCGCCGGGGCCGCCGGTCCGGAGCTCCGGCAATAGAGTCGTCGGCGTGA
- a CDS encoding GntR family transcriptional regulator, protein MTTPLRTLSAVNALADALRRRVLSGEMAPGTPLPEQELSAQYGVARPTVREALAVLVNEGLLRRERHRSAQVAEVTPADLDDLMFVRRPLEDLMATTLAGRRVEEADGALARMAALSADAPWSDAVAEHMALHQALIVAVGSPRLERLYATLAAETRLGLVRLRTVYADRDMLVAEHRDLLDAIRRGPVEAARQAVATHLDHGWGAD, encoded by the coding sequence GTGACCACTCCGCTCCGCACTCTCTCCGCCGTCAACGCCCTCGCCGACGCCCTGCGCCGCCGGGTGCTGTCCGGCGAGATGGCCCCGGGCACCCCGCTGCCGGAACAGGAGCTCTCCGCCCAGTACGGCGTGGCCCGGCCGACCGTGCGGGAGGCGCTGGCCGTCCTGGTGAACGAGGGCCTGCTCCGGCGGGAACGGCACCGCAGCGCCCAGGTGGCCGAGGTGACCCCGGCCGATCTGGACGATCTCATGTTCGTGCGGCGCCCGCTGGAGGACCTGATGGCCACCACCCTCGCCGGGCGGCGGGTCGAGGAGGCCGACGGGGCGCTGGCACGGATGGCGGCGCTGTCCGCCGACGCTCCCTGGTCCGACGCGGTCGCCGAGCACATGGCACTGCACCAGGCGCTGATCGTCGCGGTCGGCAGCCCCCGCCTGGAGCGGCTCTACGCCACGCTGGCCGCCGAGACCCGCCTTGGTCTGGTGCGGCTGCGGACCGTCTACGCCGACAGGGACATGCTGGTCGCCGAGCACCGGGACCTGCTCGACGCGATCCGCCGGGGGCCGGTCGAGGCCGCGAGGCAGGCCGTCGCCACCCATCTGGACCACGGCTGGGGCGCGGACTGA